From one Cytophagales bacterium genomic stretch:
- a CDS encoding WG repeat-containing protein gives MNQEGDIVIPVEYDDAFWFHNGIAKIRKGEKGFYMDKNGKWVKDEKKRKKDEYR, from the coding sequence ATCAATCAAGAAGGGGATATAGTAATCCCTGTGGAATATGATGATGCCTTTTGGTTTCATAACGGAATAGCAAAGATAAGAAAGGGAGAAAAAGGGTTTTATATGGATAAAAATGGGAAATGGGTAAAAGACGAGAAAAAAAGAAAAAAAGATGAATACAGATAA
- a CDS encoding cytidine deaminase, protein MATKLEFKTELRVFENGSDLGKQEYDLLQEARKATDRAYAPYSKLNVGAAILLDDDTIVTGTNQENAAYPSGLCAERVAIFAASANYPDKVIKMVAVAAKKHPSPGGKSESAQFLPAAPCGACRQVLLEYEIKQGTSIKIIIGGEKGKIYISESVKMLLPFHFTL, encoded by the coding sequence ATGGCAACAAAATTAGAATTTAAAACAGAATTAAGAGTTTTTGAAAATGGATCTGACCTGGGAAAGCAGGAATATGACCTTTTACAGGAAGCCAGGAAAGCTACCGATAGAGCTTATGCGCCTTACTCAAAGTTGAATGTTGGTGCAGCAATCTTATTGGATGATGATACGATCGTAACAGGAACGAACCAGGAAAATGCTGCCTATCCCTCCGGGCTTTGTGCGGAAAGGGTTGCGATCTTTGCTGCCAGCGCTAATTATCCTGATAAAGTGATTAAGATGGTTGCTGTTGCTGCAAAGAAACACCCCTCTCCCGGGGGGAAATCAGAATCTGCTCAATTTTTACCTGCTGCTCCTTGCGGAGCCTGCAGGCAAGTGTTGTTAGAATATGAGATCAAACAAGGTACTTCGATCAAGATCATTATAGGTGGTGAGAAAGGCAAGATATACATTTCAGAATCTGTAAAAATGCTTTTGCCATTTCATTTCACCTTGTGA
- a CDS encoding T9SS type B sorting domain-containing protein: protein MSGYSIVDQPGVYGIQGVPSPANKPGARMVFAHWKDLSGNFWLFGGGGYDEFGAIGGLNDLWKYDLTSNVWTWINGNNFVSGSGIYGAKCVASVSNIPRVRNETRACWTDACGNFWLFGGFRFVGINYNDLWHYNHLTNEWLWVSGDSIYNQPGVYGTQGASSPSNKPGARSGTVSWMDNSGNLWLFGGYGSPNFYNDLWKYVPDPNCAGASPLVAAASPDTSICLGDSVQLNASGGINYNWNPSTGLSDSTVSNPLASPDTTTTYFVTVSTDICSAMDSITINVYSDPIISISGDTGICEGDNTTLTASGGTAYLWNTGDTTASITVNPTDTTNYKVTVFNGSCFATDSIMVAVQTSSLNIVNIEICTGDSTFAGGSYQTTSGTYFDTLNVSGECDSVLITQLNVNSLPQVDAGTNITINADSCVALSASAGVIYIWTPPIGLSCTDCQNPLGCPGQTTTYYLTIIDANGCIGNDDVTITVTPKQVIPCSEKIFVPDIFSPNHDGQNDVLQVIGKGFNVVIFMIYNRWGERVFITENKSYGWDGTYKGEMMSPAVFVYYLEVTCTDTGEKFTTKGDITLVR from the coding sequence ATGAGCGGATATAGTATTGTTGATCAGCCGGGTGTTTATGGCATTCAAGGTGTTCCCTCTCCTGCTAATAAACCTGGTGCAAGAATGGTTTTTGCACATTGGAAAGATCTTTCCGGCAATTTTTGGCTTTTTGGAGGGGGTGGATATGATGAATTTGGAGCTATAGGTGGCCTCAACGATCTTTGGAAGTATGATCTTACTTCAAATGTATGGACATGGATAAATGGAAATAATTTTGTTAGCGGGTCGGGTATTTATGGTGCAAAATGCGTTGCATCAGTCTCCAATATTCCGAGAGTAAGAAATGAAACCCGAGCTTGTTGGACAGATGCCTGTGGGAATTTTTGGCTTTTTGGTGGATTTAGATTTGTTGGGATCAATTATAATGATCTATGGCATTATAATCATTTAACCAACGAATGGTTGTGGGTAAGTGGCGATAGCATATACAATCAACCTGGCGTTTATGGTACTCAAGGGGCTTCAAGTCCTTCCAATAAACCTGGAGCCAGAAGTGGAACAGTAAGCTGGATGGATAATTCTGGGAATCTATGGTTATTTGGTGGGTATGGTTCCCCTAATTTCTACAATGACTTATGGAAATACGTTCCCGATCCGAATTGTGCCGGTGCATCGCCGTTAGTTGCAGCAGCCAGCCCCGACACCAGTATTTGTTTAGGAGATAGTGTCCAGCTTAACGCAAGTGGAGGTATTAATTACAACTGGAACCCTTCAACAGGATTAAGTGATTCAACGGTTTCTAATCCTTTAGCAAGTCCAGACACTACTACTACTTATTTTGTTACAGTTTCAACTGATATCTGCTCCGCAATGGATTCTATTACTATTAATGTCTATTCGGATCCCATAATTAGCATTTCAGGAGATACCGGCATCTGTGAAGGAGACAACACGACCTTAACGGCAAGTGGAGGCACTGCTTATCTTTGGAATACCGGGGATACAACAGCTTCTATAACAGTTAATCCAACTGATACAACAAACTATAAGGTAACTGTTTTCAACGGGTCCTGTTTTGCAACAGATTCTATTATGGTGGCCGTTCAAACATCGTCGCTAAACATTGTAAATATTGAAATTTGCACCGGAGACAGTACATTTGCTGGTGGCAGCTACCAAACTACATCAGGAACCTATTTTGACACATTAAATGTTTCGGGTGAATGCGATAGTGTTTTGATCACTCAGCTAAACGTAAATTCACTGCCGCAAGTTGATGCGGGAACAAATATTACTATTAATGCTGATTCATGTGTTGCATTAAGTGCTTCTGCAGGTGTAATTTATATTTGGACTCCCCCAATAGGCCTTAGTTGTACAGATTGTCAGAATCCTCTTGGATGTCCGGGTCAAACCACTACCTATTATCTGACAATTATTGACGCTAACGGATGCATTGGTAATGATGATGTTACAATAACTGTTACTCCCAAGCAGGTTATTCCCTGCAGTGAGAAAATCTTTGTTCCTGATATTTTTTCACCAAACCATGATGGTCAAAACGATGTTTTACAAGTTATAGGAAAGGGCTTCAACGTAGTTATATTTATGATCTATAATCGATGGGGCGAACGAGTTTTTATAACAGAAAATAAAAGTTATGGATGGGATGGAACTTATAAAGGAGAAATGATGAGCCCTGCAGTATTTGTTTATTATTTGGAAGTAACCTGTACTGATACGGGTGAAAAATTTACTACGAAAGGAGATATTACATTGGTCCGATAA
- a CDS encoding T9SS type A sorting domain-containing protein — protein sequence MKTKILTSATLFVTAFHVYGSSLIFQDNDKSSEVRYINEIKWQPDASYQKTLRNSVAWQNFLQKNGPWQVIFNEQNAKPHRAFGSPIQVSGSDASDKALNFINNELTDFNIPLNELQLVNAFASDHFQYINFTQYHQGLQILNSRLTIKMTLDNKVILWGADVFDNIAININPSITASAAKASAEQDLQATVKSSLVKPDLFILPVPQGKSNIFKLIYEVNVEAVDNDGLPAKFYTLVDAHNGEVLYRENQVKTEKPRQLAGQSTEHKEQSLKQNAMPRQLAGPCAMRYAQTANTDVYLTSNLYATNPKNPATVEPLTYLKIVAGATNYYTDTAGYVGMPFTSPTSAALSLEGSWCKVQTSNVVPSFTTTLNPGVNNLSFDTDANITERTAYYHVNIIHDQMKSYFPAFTGLDWQMETNVDLTSSSCNAFYSGTSINFYAAGGGCNSIGQVGDVVYHEYGHGINSYYYSSFGQSFNNGAMGEGNADIWGMSITLSPILGSGFYTANTDGIRRYDINPKVYPQDIVGEVHADGEIIAGAWWDTYLNLGDMNQMMALFSETYNGFAATAANGQEGQAFYDVLIDALQADDVPANGGDNDITNGTPNCTAIGGAFALHGISLLSNVILTHNEVLSSTAGNPVTIDAVITFGNPWAFNAAKVFYKIDNDTAWNSLSMTNTGGNNYTVDIPAQPCGTIIAYYLAIEGICGNVATIIPGKAANPDPNIPFFILVGYNVVATEDFDFATMGVWTTGVAGDNATTGLWIIDIPVGSTSSSGSLVQTDAQHTPGGQNCAVTGNAPSPTSGIGTNDIDGGHTTLETPVLDLSSYNDPVVTYYRWYINDPPGGANPANDWWEVRISNDGVNWFNVEGTKVSDGSWRRFAFRVNDYITPTSTTQIRFIASDSANNTNLPFNGGSLVEAALDDIQIWEVMPINLITFSTNATCGNSDGTANVVVSGGTPGYTYSWSPTGGTNDTATGLAAGIYTVIVTDANGCVDSINVTVNNVGAPSLITTKTDISCNGLCDGDATANVSGGTSPYTYSWSPAGGTDSTASNLCAGIFTVTVTDDSNCIATVNVTITQPVAISIGPEVSTDLSCFGSNDGTITITASGGTATLNYSIDSGATFTNTTGNFTSLTTGTYNVMVQDANNCTQPGSTLTITEPTAITAPPISFTDDTNSSGVGTATIFVSGGTPSYTYSWAPFGGTDSIATGLTAGIYTVTVIDNNGCILLDTVIVDNITGISQSTTTGYNIRLYPNPTTGKFILQFGKYPKNLVITVLNLLGEVITKIENENPTFYNKFEIDLSSEANGLYFIKIQTATRIITRKIILDR from the coding sequence ATGAAAACAAAAATTTTAACATCCGCAACTCTGTTCGTTACAGCGTTCCATGTTTATGGTTCATCCCTGATTTTTCAGGATAACGATAAATCATCAGAAGTAAGGTACATCAATGAAATCAAATGGCAGCCAGATGCTTCTTATCAAAAAACATTGAGAAATTCAGTAGCATGGCAGAACTTTCTGCAAAAAAATGGCCCGTGGCAGGTAATTTTCAACGAACAAAATGCAAAGCCGCACCGTGCTTTTGGGTCGCCAATCCAGGTTTCAGGCTCAGATGCTTCTGACAAAGCGCTGAATTTTATCAATAACGAACTTACTGATTTTAATATCCCTTTGAATGAACTGCAATTAGTAAATGCATTTGCCAGTGATCATTTCCAATATATCAATTTTACACAATATCACCAAGGACTACAGATATTAAACAGCCGCCTTACAATAAAGATGACCTTAGATAATAAGGTAATACTTTGGGGCGCTGATGTGTTTGACAATATCGCTATCAATATAAATCCTTCAATAACCGCTAGCGCTGCCAAAGCAAGCGCTGAACAGGATCTGCAAGCTACTGTCAAGAGCAGCCTGGTAAAACCAGACCTATTTATCTTACCTGTACCACAGGGTAAAAGTAATATTTTCAAATTGATTTATGAAGTAAATGTTGAAGCTGTAGATAATGACGGGCTGCCTGCCAAATTTTATACATTAGTTGATGCACACAATGGAGAAGTACTTTATAGAGAAAATCAAGTGAAGACGGAAAAGCCCCGCCAGTTGGCGGGGCAAAGCACAGAACATAAAGAGCAGAGTTTAAAGCAGAACGCTATGCCCCGCCAACTGGCGGGGCCATGCGCTATGCGCTATGCGCAAACTGCAAATACGGATGTTTATCTTACAAGTAATCTTTACGCAACAAACCCTAAGAATCCCGCTACTGTGGAACCGCTGACTTATCTTAAGATCGTTGCAGGTGCAACAAATTATTACACGGATACGGCAGGTTACGTTGGCATGCCTTTTACTTCTCCGACTTCTGCTGCGCTCAGCCTTGAAGGAAGCTGGTGTAAAGTTCAAACAAGCAATGTCGTCCCCTCCTTCACAACAACTTTAAACCCGGGGGTTAACAACCTTTCTTTTGATACCGATGCAAACATCACCGAAAGAACTGCCTATTATCATGTGAATATTATCCATGACCAAATGAAATCATATTTCCCGGCTTTTACCGGTTTAGACTGGCAAATGGAGACAAATGTTGATTTAACTTCGAGTAGTTGTAATGCTTTCTATAGCGGAACTTCTATAAATTTTTATGCTGCCGGAGGCGGCTGTAATTCCATAGGGCAGGTAGGTGATGTTGTTTATCACGAATATGGCCATGGCATAAACAGTTATTATTATTCATCCTTTGGCCAATCGTTTAATAATGGAGCAATGGGTGAAGGAAATGCCGATATCTGGGGTATGAGCATTACACTAAGTCCGATATTAGGGAGTGGTTTTTATACTGCTAATACTGATGGAATCAGGAGGTATGATATTAACCCGAAAGTTTATCCCCAGGATATTGTAGGTGAAGTGCATGCTGATGGTGAAATCATTGCAGGCGCGTGGTGGGACACCTACCTGAATTTAGGCGACATGAACCAGATGATGGCCCTTTTTTCGGAAACCTATAATGGGTTTGCTGCCACAGCCGCTAACGGCCAGGAAGGACAGGCATTTTATGATGTTTTGATCGATGCACTGCAGGCAGATGATGTGCCTGCCAATGGCGGAGACAATGATATTACCAACGGAACTCCAAACTGTACTGCAATAGGTGGTGCATTTGCCTTGCATGGAATTAGCTTATTAAGTAATGTCATACTAACTCATAATGAAGTACTAAGCTCCACTGCAGGCAATCCAGTCACTATTGATGCTGTAATAACCTTTGGTAATCCCTGGGCATTCAATGCGGCAAAAGTATTTTATAAAATTGACAATGATACTGCATGGAATTCATTATCTATGACAAATACTGGCGGCAATAATTATACGGTTGATATTCCTGCGCAGCCATGTGGAACGATCATAGCTTATTATTTGGCCATTGAAGGTATCTGTGGAAATGTCGCAACGATCATACCGGGTAAGGCAGCGAACCCTGATCCTAATATCCCGTTTTTTATCCTGGTTGGATATAACGTGGTTGCCACCGAAGATTTTGATTTTGCTACAATGGGCGTATGGACAACAGGAGTTGCGGGTGATAATGCAACAACAGGACTGTGGATCATTGATATACCTGTAGGATCAACATCGTCTTCCGGCAGCCTAGTCCAAACCGATGCGCAGCATACCCCTGGTGGTCAAAATTGTGCTGTAACCGGTAATGCCCCTTCCCCAACATCAGGCATAGGTACTAATGATATTGATGGCGGACATACCACATTAGAGACGCCTGTGCTGGATCTTTCTTCTTATAATGACCCTGTTGTGACCTATTACCGCTGGTACATCAACGACCCGCCAGGAGGTGCCAATCCGGCTAATGACTGGTGGGAAGTAAGGATATCAAACGATGGGGTTAATTGGTTTAACGTAGAGGGGACTAAAGTATCTGATGGAAGCTGGAGGCGGTTTGCTTTTAGGGTGAATGATTATATTACTCCTACATCAACTACACAAATCAGATTCATCGCTTCTGATAGCGCTAATAATACCAATTTGCCATTTAACGGTGGCAGCCTGGTAGAAGCTGCTTTAGATGATATTCAGATCTGGGAGGTAATGCCGATTAATCTGATCACTTTTTCTACAAATGCAACTTGTGGAAATTCGGATGGAACTGCTAATGTAGTTGTTAGCGGTGGTACTCCGGGTTATACTTATTCCTGGTCACCAACCGGTGGCACAAACGACACTGCTACGGGCTTAGCTGCGGGTATTTATACTGTAATAGTTACTGATGCAAACGGATGTGTTGACAGTATAAATGTGACCGTAAATAATGTAGGTGCGCCAAGTTTGATTACAACTAAAACAGATATAAGCTGCAACGGATTATGTGATGGTGATGCAACAGCTAATGTTTCAGGGGGTACTTCTCCTTATACTTATTCCTGGTCACCGGCAGGCGGCACAGATTCTACGGCATCTAATCTTTGTGCAGGTATCTTTACGGTAACAGTAACTGATGACAGCAATTGTATAGCCACCGTTAACGTTACGATTACCCAACCAGTAGCCATCAGCATTGGGCCGGAAGTTTCTACCGATCTTAGCTGTTTTGGCTCTAACGATGGAACCATTACAATAACAGCATCCGGTGGAACTGCTACATTAAATTATTCCATAGATAGCGGAGCTACCTTCACAAATACTACCGGTAATTTTACAAGCTTGACTACAGGAACATATAATGTAATGGTTCAGGATGCAAATAATTGTACACAACCCGGTAGTACCTTAACTATTACCGAACCAACAGCTATCACTGCACCCCCAATTTCATTCACAGACGATACCAATAGCAGTGGTGTTGGTACTGCAACAATTTTTGTAAGTGGCGGTACACCTTCTTATACTTACTCATGGGCACCTTTTGGAGGCACCGACTCTATTGCGACAGGATTAACAGCCGGGATTTATACTGTTACAGTGATTGATAATAATGGATGTATACTTCTGGATACTGTTATCGTTGACAACATTACGGGTATAAGTCAATCAACAACTACCGGGTATAATATCAGGCTTTATCCTAACCCCACTACCGGGAAGTTTATTTTACAATTTGGGAAGTATCCCAAAAATCTGGTTATTACTGTACTTAATCTATTAGGAGAGGTGATCACTAAGATAGAAAACGAAAACCCCACCTTCTATAATAAGTTTGAAATTGATCTTTCATCAGAAGCAAACGGGCTTTACTTTATAAAAATACAGACTGCTACCAGGATTATTACCAGGAAGATTATCCTTGATCGTTAA
- a CDS encoding Uma2 family endonuclease, translating into MEETLTYQKIYTFEDLSCLPDENYEIINGKRVDISPTGFIHGKFEFNIAQVLKDRLENKGYVAVGEIGIVIRKKPFRLRAADVVYISKKTSPQEPEGILQIAPDLIIEILSKDDTTEKMNNKIKDYLSIGVESIVVVDPAAESISIYHQKKKEIESYSFDEEFELYQGIKIIMNQIL; encoded by the coding sequence ATGGAAGAAACTTTAACATACCAAAAAATTTATACCTTTGAGGATTTGAGTTGTTTACCAGACGAAAATTATGAGATCATTAATGGAAAAAGAGTAGATATTTCACCAACAGGATTTATACATGGAAAATTTGAATTTAACATTGCCCAGGTCTTAAAAGATCGTCTGGAGAATAAAGGATATGTTGCGGTTGGGGAAATTGGCATTGTTATTCGTAAAAAACCTTTTAGACTCAGAGCTGCTGATGTGGTATATATTAGTAAAAAAACTTCGCCACAGGAACCCGAAGGGATACTTCAAATAGCTCCTGATCTCATCATTGAGATCCTGTCTAAAGATGATACAACTGAGAAAATGAACAATAAAATCAAGGATTACCTTTCAATAGGCGTAGAAAGCATTGTAGTTGTTGACCCTGCTGCTGAATCGATATCAATATACCATCAAAAGAAAAAAGAAATAGAATCCTACAGTTTTGATGAAGAATTTGAACTTTACCAGGGAATAAAAATTATTATGAATCAAATTTTATAA
- the aroQ gene encoding type II 3-dehydroquinate dehydratase produces the protein MKILIINGPNLNLLGKREKDIYGTESFEHYFQKLKKEFPDIELQHFQSNVEGELINKIQESGFTYDGIILNAGGYTHTSVALTDAVAALSTPVIELHISNIFTREEFRHKSLLSKNCKGVICGLGLVGYRFAVEYFLIEHLIRKNK, from the coding sequence ATGAAAATACTAATTATAAATGGACCAAATCTGAATCTTTTAGGAAAAAGAGAAAAAGACATATATGGAACCGAATCTTTTGAGCATTATTTTCAAAAATTAAAAAAAGAATTTCCTGATATTGAACTCCAACATTTCCAGTCAAACGTTGAAGGTGAGCTTATTAACAAAATACAGGAATCCGGTTTTACATACGATGGTATTATTCTTAACGCAGGCGGTTATACCCATACCTCTGTTGCCCTAACAGACGCAGTAGCAGCCCTCAGCACACCGGTTATAGAATTGCATATTTCAAATATATTTACCCGCGAAGAATTCCGCCATAAAAGCCTGCTGAGTAAAAATTGTAAAGGAGTTATTTGCGGTTTAGGCTTGGTGGGGTATAGATTTGCTGTGGAATACTTTTTAATAGAACACCTTATAAGAAAAAATAAATGA
- a CDS encoding phospholipase has translation MGDNYISVKKTARYFTLGKLTDKTENIWFVCHGYGQLANYFIQNFQVLDNEKNYVIAPEGLHRFYKSGMLGRVGATWMTSEDRLNDIKDYVNYLNQLYFELLQDINTEKITINILGFSQGAATVCRWIADRKIRFDKFILWAGIFPPDLDFKINRDILQKAKIHLVYGDQDEFFKKETLDIYLSELKKNNITAEIIRFKGGHEITDQALKKIF, from the coding sequence ATGGGAGACAATTATATTTCCGTTAAAAAAACAGCAAGGTATTTTACCCTTGGAAAGCTTACTGACAAAACAGAAAACATCTGGTTTGTATGTCATGGCTACGGACAACTGGCAAATTATTTTATTCAAAACTTCCAGGTGTTGGATAACGAAAAGAATTATGTAATTGCTCCTGAAGGACTACACAGGTTTTATAAAAGTGGCATGTTGGGGAGAGTTGGAGCAACATGGATGACAAGCGAAGACCGGCTGAACGACATCAAAGATTATGTCAATTACCTCAATCAACTCTATTTTGAATTGCTTCAGGATATCAACACAGAAAAGATAACTATAAATATTCTGGGATTCTCTCAGGGAGCTGCCACCGTTTGCCGCTGGATTGCAGATAGAAAGATAAGGTTTGACAAGTTTATCCTCTGGGCAGGTATATTCCCTCCAGACCTTGATTTTAAAATAAACAGAGACATTTTACAAAAAGCAAAAATTCACCTTGTCTATGGTGACCAGGATGAGTTCTTTAAGAAAGAAACACTCGACATCTATCTCTCGGAATTAAAGAAAAACAATATTACTGCTGAAATCATCAGATTTAAAGGAGGGCATGAGATTACCGATCAAGCCCTGAAGAAGATTTTTTGA
- the xerD gene encoding site-specific tyrosine recombinase XerD: protein MDWDILIKQFKTYLQLERSLSLNTIDAYIRDVVKLQHYLEISNPSTGKGKINISPVRVTAEHIRNFLVSVNKLGITPHTQARILSGIKAFYKFLLIEDIIKDDPTALVEAPKLGRKLPDTLSYPEIEKLLNAIDLSAPTGTRNRAMLETLYSSGLRVTELIELRLSNIYSDIGFLKILGKGEKERLVPIGREATKFINMYVNDIRCHIEIKKGFEDHVFLNNRGAKLTRVMVFIVIKDLANRIGVRKNISPHTFRHSFATHLIEGGADLRAVQQMLGHESITTTEIYTHMDRDYLRQVIRDFHPRS from the coding sequence ATGGACTGGGACATACTTATCAAGCAATTTAAAACTTACCTCCAATTAGAACGCTCCCTGTCGCTTAATACGATTGACGCCTATATCCGGGACGTTGTAAAATTACAGCATTATCTGGAGATATCCAACCCTTCTACCGGCAAAGGAAAGATAAATATTTCTCCGGTCAGGGTCACTGCTGAACACATCAGGAATTTTCTTGTTTCGGTAAACAAATTGGGAATTACACCACATACACAGGCGAGGATATTATCAGGTATAAAGGCATTTTATAAATTCCTGCTCATTGAAGATATTATCAAAGATGACCCTACTGCATTGGTGGAAGCGCCAAAATTAGGCAGAAAACTGCCTGACACGTTAAGTTATCCTGAAATTGAAAAACTACTCAACGCCATTGACCTGTCTGCACCCACCGGGACGCGTAACCGGGCTATGCTGGAAACACTCTACAGCTCCGGTCTGCGGGTAACCGAATTGATTGAGCTGCGGCTAAGCAACATTTATTCTGATATTGGATTTCTTAAGATACTGGGCAAAGGCGAGAAAGAAAGGCTGGTGCCAATCGGCAGGGAAGCAACAAAATTTATAAATATGTACGTGAACGATATACGATGTCATATTGAGATCAAAAAGGGATTTGAAGATCATGTATTCTTAAACAACCGCGGTGCAAAGCTCACCAGGGTGATGGTTTTTATTGTCATAAAAGACCTGGCAAACAGGATAGGTGTAAGGAAAAATATTAGCCCGCATACCTTTCGTCATTCCTTTGCAACGCATTTGATAGAAGGCGGAGCTGACCTGCGTGCCGTGCAGCAGATGCTTGGTCACGAGTCCATTACTACTACTGAAATATATACCCACATGGACAGGGATTACCTAAGGCAGGTGATCAGGGATTTTCATCCGAGGAGTTGA
- the rnhA gene encoding ribonuclease HI — protein sequence MITIYTDGASKGNPGPGGYGVVLKHKEHRKELTAGYRKTTNNRMELLAVIAGLEAIKKEHQDVTIYTDSKYVADAVEKKWVWNWLKKGFKKKKNEDLWRQFLDVYQKHNVKFHWIKGHAGYAENERCDRLAVESAEGNNLLVDEGYENS from the coding sequence ATGATCACAATATATACAGATGGCGCTTCAAAAGGCAATCCGGGCCCGGGGGGATATGGCGTTGTGTTAAAACATAAAGAACACAGGAAAGAATTAACAGCCGGTTACAGGAAAACCACCAATAATCGGATGGAATTGCTTGCTGTGATCGCAGGGCTTGAGGCAATTAAAAAAGAACATCAGGATGTCACTATTTATACCGATTCAAAATATGTAGCGGATGCAGTTGAAAAAAAATGGGTCTGGAACTGGCTAAAAAAAGGATTTAAAAAGAAAAAAAATGAAGACCTTTGGAGACAATTTCTTGATGTTTATCAGAAACACAACGTAAAATTTCACTGGATAAAAGGGCATGCGGGATATGCTGAAAACGAGCGTTGTGACCGGTTGGCTGTTGAAAGTGCTGAAGGGAACAATTTATTGGTGGATGAGGGCTATGAAAATAGTTGA
- a CDS encoding saccharopine dehydrogenase — protein sequence MKNILILGAGRSASTLIQYLLNKSMEFDWRITVASRTIEKAKRKLQKCGTAITFDVLNEVQRKNEIQNADIVISMLPVRFHHLVASDCVEFRKNMITASYVTTEIRELDAVAKKNGNIILMEMGVDPGIDHMSAKKVIDKIKEDGGVLTLFKSFTGGLIAPEFDNNPWHYKFTWNPRNVVLAGQQTVKYKKNGMYKYVPTHRIFSRIEKVSVLNYGDFEAYPNRDSLRYRDKYDLEDIQTIFRGTLRRPGFCNAWKLLVQIGLTDDSITLENSEQMTYRDLLNTFLAYATDISVEKKLCKYLRIDEGSEEMKKLIWLGLFDKKKIGLSNVSPARILQHLLEQKWQMDQQDKDMIVMQHQFEYELNGNKKTLISSMVTIGDDTVQTAMAKTVGLPLGIAAKLILTGKIALTGVQIPTVKEIYEPVLDELEGMGINFVEEEMAQSLEV from the coding sequence ATGAAAAATATTCTTATACTCGGAGCAGGTCGATCTGCTTCTACGTTGATACAATACCTGCTAAACAAATCAATGGAATTTGATTGGCGGATTACTGTAGCCAGCAGAACAATAGAAAAAGCGAAGAGAAAACTTCAGAAGTGCGGCACGGCTATCACTTTTGATGTATTAAATGAAGTGCAAAGAAAAAATGAAATTCAAAATGCTGATATTGTTATTTCCATGCTTCCTGTAAGATTTCATCATCTTGTAGCATCTGATTGTGTTGAATTTAGAAAAAATATGATTACAGCTTCGTATGTAACCACAGAGATAAGGGAACTTGATGCTGTTGCTAAAAAAAATGGTAATATCATACTAATGGAAATGGGGGTTGACCCTGGAATTGATCATATGTCTGCCAAAAAGGTAATTGATAAGATCAAAGAAGACGGTGGTGTATTAACACTTTTTAAATCTTTTACGGGTGGACTTATTGCCCCTGAATTTGATAATAATCCGTGGCATTATAAATTTACATGGAACCCGAGAAATGTTGTGCTGGCAGGTCAGCAAACTGTTAAATATAAAAAAAATGGTATGTATAAATATGTTCCTACCCACAGGATATTTTCACGCATTGAAAAGGTCTCTGTGTTGAATTATGGAGATTTCGAAGCTTATCCAAACCGTGATTCTCTCAGATACAGAGATAAGTATGATTTAGAGGATATTCAAACTATATTCAGGGGTACGTTACGGAGACCTGGCTTTTGTAATGCATGGAAATTACTGGTGCAGATTGGACTGACAGATGACAGCATTACGTTGGAAAATTCTGAGCAAATGACTTACAGAGACCTTCTTAATACCTTTTTAGCCTATGCAACCGATATTTCAGTAGAAAAAAAGTTGTGCAAATATTTACGTATTGATGAGGGATCTGAAGAAATGAAGAAACTAATATGGTTAGGGTTGTTTGACAAAAAGAAAATAGGGTTATCCAATGTTTCTCCGGCAAGGATTTTACAACATTTATTAGAACAAAAATGGCAAATGGATCAACAGGATAAAGATATGATCGTAATGCAGCACCAGTTTGAATATGAGCTTAATGGAAACAAAAAAACACTTATATCTTCCATGGTAACGATTGGTGACGATACTGTTCAAACAGCAATGGCAAAAACAGTTGGTTTGCCGCTTGGTATTGCTGCCAAATTGATCTTAACAGGAAAAATCGCCTTAACAGGAGTTCAGATTCCTACCGTAAAAGAAATTTATGAGCCGGTGTTAGATGAATTAGAAGGTATGGGGATTAATTTTGTTGAAGAGGAGATGGCGCAGAGTTTGGAGGTTTAG